A genomic segment from Nicotiana sylvestris chromosome 1, ASM39365v2, whole genome shotgun sequence encodes:
- the LOC138874495 gene encoding uncharacterized protein codes for MPELPRLEWKGFSISIASQVISFLKTRRMVEKGCLAYLAYIRDTTVEFPTTDLVPVVREFADVFPSDLTGFSSIAAPLTRLNQKGAPFRWSDDCETSFQKLKTSLTTTQVLVLPLGSGMYTVYYDASRVGLGCIKAPQFDDAHLAVLRETILQGGVKEVSMGEDGVLRLQGHPCVPNVDGFRERILEEARSSRYSIHPGAMKMYCDLRLHYWWRRMKKDIVEYVARCLSCQQVKYEHQRSGGLLQQMIIPKWKCERITMDFIVGLPWTLRSLM; via the exons ATGCCAGAGTTAcctagattggagtggaagggtttcTCTATTAGTATAGCTAGTCAGGTCATCTCTTTTTTGAAgactcgacgtatggtcgagaagggttgtttggcttatctagcttatatTCGGGATACCACCGTAGAGTTTCCGACGACTGATTTAGTGCCAGTAGTTcgggagttcgccgatgtgtttccttctgaccttaCAG GTTTTTCCTCCATCGCagcacctctgactagattgaaccaaaagggtgctccattccgttggtccgatgattgtgagacgagctttcaaaagcttaagACATCTTTGACTACAACACAAGTTCTAGTGTTGCCTTTGGGTTCGGGGATGTATACGGTGTATTACGATGCTTCACGTGTTGGCCTGGGTTGT ATCAAGGCTCCACAATTTGATGATGCGCACTTGGCAGTCCTCAGAGAGACGATACTACAGGGTGGTGTCAAGGAGGTTTCTAtgggcgaggatggtgttctgcgactccagggtcatccttgtgttcctaatgtcgatggcttcagggagaggattctagaagaggcgcgcagttctcggtattccattcatccaggtgctatgaAGATGTATTGTGACCTGAGGctgcattattggtggcggcggatgaagaaagacatagttgagtatgtggctaggtgccTAAGTTGCCAGCAGGTTAAATATGAGCACCAGAGGTCAGGTGGCCTCCTCCAGCAGATGATTATACCAAAGTGGAAATgtgagcgcattactatggactttatagttgggtTGCCTTGGACCTTGcgaagtttgatgtag